One Lactobacillus crispatus DNA segment encodes these proteins:
- a CDS encoding FAD-binding oxidoreductase → MDFKKLTATDIDNLSKFISDPERFITKPTVHWDHDQFKTVRAMPYLVIQPETNEEVENVVKYASDHHIPIVPRGNSTGLMGGNLTVEGGISLDMVKMNKVLEYEPESLTMTVQAGIRLKDIEEYLANKPFTYMPAPAMHWATIGGNVDTNAGGLKAIKYGVTREHIRELKVVLTDGKLYKFGAKAVKSSSGYSLKDLIIGSEGTLGVVTEVTMRLYPRPKQSINAIIPFPTLDDAIKSVPAILASGVVPTTVEFMGRKVISLWEKYYDEKFPIANGDGFIILGLDSLTKEELDAELKLALAATKKFKAADAVILDANSEEAKKIWTCREALLLAIQKSTPKMDEVDICVPINHIPDVLHRVDELEQEVGMRIPNFGHAGDGNLHIYLCSDAMSDEEFEQKSHYVITELYKTAKALDGNMSGEHGIGYARKDWFEDFYGHDYTELLRKIKHIFDPNYVLNPDKIFPME, encoded by the coding sequence ATGGACTTTAAAAAATTAACTGCAACAGATATAGATAATTTGAGTAAATTTATCTCAGATCCAGAGCGATTCATTACTAAGCCAACTGTTCATTGGGATCATGACCAATTTAAGACGGTTAGAGCAATGCCTTACTTGGTAATTCAACCTGAAACTAATGAAGAAGTCGAAAACGTTGTTAAATATGCAAGCGATCATCATATTCCTATCGTTCCGCGTGGTAATTCGACTGGTCTAATGGGTGGCAATTTAACCGTTGAAGGTGGCATTTCACTGGATATGGTGAAAATGAATAAGGTTTTGGAATACGAGCCAGAAAGTCTAACGATGACTGTGCAAGCAGGTATTCGGTTGAAAGATATTGAAGAATATTTAGCCAATAAACCATTTACTTATATGCCAGCTCCAGCAATGCATTGGGCTACAATTGGTGGTAATGTGGATACTAACGCCGGTGGGTTGAAAGCAATTAAATATGGCGTTACTCGAGAACATATCCGCGAATTGAAGGTTGTTTTAACCGATGGTAAGCTCTATAAATTTGGTGCTAAGGCAGTTAAGTCCTCATCAGGTTATTCGTTAAAAGACCTGATCATTGGCTCAGAAGGGACTTTAGGTGTAGTAACTGAAGTTACCATGCGTTTATATCCACGTCCGAAGCAATCAATTAACGCTATTATCCCGTTCCCTACTTTGGATGATGCGATTAAATCAGTGCCAGCAATTTTAGCTTCAGGTGTAGTGCCAACTACTGTTGAATTCATGGGTAGAAAGGTCATTAGTCTCTGGGAAAAGTATTACGATGAAAAATTCCCGATTGCAAATGGCGATGGCTTCATTATTCTAGGGCTTGATTCTTTAACTAAAGAGGAATTGGATGCGGAATTAAAGCTTGCCCTTGCAGCAACGAAGAAGTTTAAAGCAGCTGATGCGGTAATTTTAGATGCTAATTCAGAGGAAGCAAAGAAGATTTGGACTTGTCGGGAAGCATTGCTTTTGGCTATTCAAAAGTCTACGCCAAAGATGGATGAAGTTGATATTTGTGTGCCAATTAATCATATTCCTGATGTTTTGCATAGAGTTGATGAATTGGAACAAGAGGTTGGTATGCGAATTCCTAACTTTGGTCATGCCGGCGATGGTAATTTACATATTTATCTTTGCTCAGATGCAATGAGTGACGAAGAGTTTGAGCAAAAGAGTCATTATGTGATTACCGAACTTTATAAGACAGCTAAAGCTTTGGATGGAAATATGTCTGGCGAGCATGGTATTGGTTATGCCCGCAAAGATTGGTTTGAGGATTTCTATGGTCATGATTACACTGAACTTTTGAGAAAGATCAAGCATATTTTTGATCCAAATTATGTTTTGAATCCAGATAAGATTTTTCCAATGGAATAA
- a CDS encoding bacteriocin immunity protein, protein MYQENKDDLKQWLLSNITDLLVNEDTKPEERKILLDAKHELENGESANYVCNLIRVGLDPLSWQSKLSHDVMKFHYAITSDARPVSAKAGACGGAALGMAFSGLMGK, encoded by the coding sequence ATGTATCAAGAAAATAAAGATGATTTAAAACAATGGCTACTAAGTAATATTACTGACCTACTAGTAAATGAAGATACTAAGCCAGAAGAAAGAAAAATCCTACTTGATGCAAAGCATGAGTTAGAAAATGGTGAATCAGCTAATTATGTCTGCAACTTAATTCGAGTTGGTCTTGATCCATTAAGCTGGCAAAGTAAATTGTCACATGATGTGATGAAGTTTCATTATGCAATTACTAGTGATGCTCGTCCCGTATCAGCTAAAGCAGGTGCATGTGGTGGTGCTGCCTTAGGAATGGCTTTTTCAGGTCTTATGGGCAAATAA
- a CDS encoding aspartate/glutamate racemase family protein has translation MKHFFSIIGGMGTIATESYVRLINHRVKIAKDQDYLNYILVNDAQIPDRTAYIKDHTKPNFFYDLRDDVLGQAKLGPDFYVMPCNTAHYFYDDLAALTDIPFLHMMRIAVHQFIEKYPQEKKIGLIATEGSIYDHLYVDEIHAVHREAELGGPEIQPMVNKLIYSDIKEKGMVDGKLYHQILQKMHDDYGCNVILLGCTELSLAQEKAPDHPYNVIDPQSIIADVSIELALKIRNGMDSKKACAKYMYK, from the coding sequence GTGAAACACTTCTTTAGTATTATTGGCGGCATGGGAACTATTGCCACAGAAAGCTACGTTCGTTTAATTAATCACCGTGTAAAAATAGCTAAGGACCAAGATTATTTAAATTATATTTTGGTTAATGATGCACAAATTCCTGATAGAACGGCTTATATTAAAGATCATACTAAACCAAACTTTTTCTATGATTTACGTGACGATGTGCTGGGCCAAGCCAAATTGGGACCAGACTTCTATGTGATGCCATGCAATACCGCTCACTATTTTTATGATGATTTGGCTGCATTGACTGATATTCCATTTTTACATATGATGAGAATAGCAGTGCATCAATTTATTGAAAAATACCCACAAGAAAAGAAAATTGGCTTGATTGCGACTGAAGGGTCAATCTATGATCATTTGTATGTGGATGAAATTCATGCGGTTCACCGTGAGGCAGAATTAGGTGGTCCGGAAATTCAACCGATGGTTAATAAGCTCATTTATTCCGATATTAAAGAAAAGGGAATGGTTGATGGTAAATTGTACCACCAGATCTTGCAAAAAATGCATGATGATTATGGCTGCAACGTAATCTTGCTGGGATGTACAGAATTGTCGTTAGCTCAGGAAAAGGCACCAGATCATCCTTACAATGTGATTGACCCACAATCAATTATTGCGGATGTATCGATTGAATTAGCTTTGAAGATTCGTAATGGTATGGATTCTAAAAAAGCATGTGCTAAGTATATGTATAAGTAA
- a CDS encoding UDP-N-acetylmuramoyl-L-alanyl-D-glutamate--2,6-diaminopimelate ligase, translated as MSISLNTCILILKEHHLLKSSAVQDTVATKMDYVSYDSRDIQTNTLFFCKGAGFRPTYLSMAKDNGAICYVAEQPYPEGKGMHALIVRDVSKAMALLSAAFFRFPQDDLFVVAFTGTKGKTTSAYFLKGMLDQANGGKTALISSVNDVVGPKPEDSFKSSLTTPESLDLFRDMRTAVDNGMTHLVMEVSSQAYKKNRVFGLTYDLGFFLNISPDHIGPNEHPNFADYLHCKLQLLVNSRKCIINAETAHFDEVYAAATTTTNPDSIYLFARDNFENPDLKQPIDFRFSSEQLDMKETRFNLVCASDKARKLPINGDYTLKMLGDFNESNGTAAIIGAGLAGLNHDQCAKGIRDVTIPGRMQTERTKKHGMVVVDYAHNKASMMALMRFMRNEFNDPKIIVVVGAPGDKGVSRRPGFSESLTAYADKAFLTTDDPGFEDPKSIAEEIDSGIDHSKCDVTIELDRKKAIHDAIAMATPDDVVLICGKGADAFQKIRGVNTPYPSDIVVAQQVINELEGQEEHFRK; from the coding sequence ATGAGTATTTCCTTAAATACCTGTATATTAATCTTAAAAGAGCATCACTTGCTCAAGTCAAGCGCAGTGCAAGATACAGTAGCTACTAAAATGGACTATGTGTCTTATGACTCACGCGATATTCAAACTAATACATTGTTCTTCTGCAAGGGAGCAGGCTTTAGACCAACTTATTTGTCAATGGCTAAAGACAATGGGGCCATTTGTTATGTAGCTGAACAACCATATCCAGAAGGAAAAGGAATGCACGCTTTAATTGTGCGCGATGTTTCTAAGGCAATGGCTCTTTTGTCAGCTGCTTTCTTCCGTTTTCCACAAGATGACTTGTTTGTTGTAGCTTTCACTGGTACAAAGGGAAAGACTACATCAGCATACTTTTTGAAAGGGATGCTTGATCAAGCAAATGGTGGTAAGACAGCTCTGATTTCTTCAGTTAATGATGTGGTCGGTCCTAAGCCTGAAGATAGCTTTAAGTCAAGCTTGACCACACCAGAGAGTTTGGACTTATTCCGAGACATGAGAACGGCTGTTGATAATGGCATGACTCACTTGGTAATGGAAGTTTCTAGTCAAGCATATAAGAAAAATCGTGTCTTCGGTTTAACTTATGATTTAGGCTTTTTCCTGAATATTAGTCCAGACCATATTGGTCCTAACGAACACCCTAATTTTGCAGATTATTTGCACTGCAAATTACAATTGCTTGTTAACTCACGTAAATGTATTATCAACGCTGAAACTGCACACTTTGATGAAGTCTACGCTGCCGCAACAACTACTACCAACCCCGATAGTATTTATTTGTTTGCCCGCGATAATTTTGAAAATCCAGACTTGAAGCAGCCAATTGATTTCAGATTCTCTTCTGAACAATTAGATATGAAAGAAACTCGGTTCAATTTAGTTTGTGCTAGTGATAAGGCACGTAAATTGCCAATTAATGGTGATTATACTTTAAAGATGCTGGGTGATTTCAACGAGTCAAATGGTACTGCCGCAATTATTGGAGCAGGCTTGGCTGGACTTAACCATGATCAATGTGCGAAGGGTATTCGCGATGTTACTATTCCAGGCCGGATGCAAACCGAAAGAACAAAGAAGCACGGCATGGTTGTAGTTGACTACGCTCATAATAAGGCCTCAATGATGGCTTTAATGAGATTTATGCGTAACGAATTCAACGATCCTAAGATTATTGTTGTTGTTGGAGCTCCTGGTGATAAAGGCGTGTCACGTCGTCCCGGTTTTAGTGAAAGTTTGACTGCATACGCAGATAAAGCATTTTTAACTACAGACGATCCAGGCTTTGAAGATCCAAAGAGTATTGCCGAAGAAATTGATTCAGGAATAGATCACTCTAAGTGCGACGTTACTATTGAGTTAGATCGTAAGAAGGCCATTCATGATGCGATTGCCATGGCTACGCCAGATGATGTTGTGCTAATCTGTGGTAAGGGGGCTGACGCTTTCCAAAAGATTCGCGGAGTAAATACCCCATATCCATCTGATATTGTGGTTGCACAGCAGGTAATTAATGAGTTGGAAGGTCAAGAAGAACACTTTAGAAAGTAA
- a CDS encoding sensor histidine kinase yields MKKERVKLTGAEKSELFAEGVVTVVLLLLLNLSIIILIHLAILQDESLVNGIYFLKKTITFAGGYHLWSWQNVFIVLMGVGDLVVLYWRLIRRYHQMQLRHIILELHYIANGHFDHRINFQVRPELQRVVDSINSLVDSTVNSINEERAIEQSKDELITNVSHDIRTPLTSIIGYLGLLKAGVTSPEDQKKYVNIAYTKAEQMKALANDLFEYTTLKSTNTKLNLNDLHIYSMLEQVAAGFELEAEKNGIEIEIEARPKNLTIKADAEKLVRVYNNLISNAFKYGTGATKIKLVANLVNKREVELRVENNGAPIPKKSLNKIFERFYRVETSRNTKTGGTGLGLSITKGVVDLHHGTIRCESNEKWTSFIIRLPLDPKKASPTH; encoded by the coding sequence ATGAAAAAAGAACGCGTCAAGCTAACTGGCGCCGAAAAGAGCGAATTGTTTGCAGAAGGGGTCGTAACGGTCGTCCTTCTGCTTTTATTAAATTTATCAATTATCATTCTGATTCACTTAGCTATTTTGCAGGATGAAAGCCTGGTCAACGGAATCTACTTTCTAAAAAAGACGATCACTTTTGCAGGTGGCTATCATCTCTGGTCCTGGCAAAACGTATTCATCGTCTTAATGGGAGTGGGCGACTTGGTTGTTTTGTACTGGCGCTTGATTCGACGCTATCACCAAATGCAGCTACGTCACATTATTTTGGAACTTCACTATATTGCTAATGGTCATTTTGATCATCGGATTAATTTTCAGGTACGACCAGAATTGCAACGAGTAGTGGATTCGATTAATTCGTTGGTTGATAGTACTGTAAATTCGATTAATGAAGAACGGGCAATTGAGCAATCTAAGGATGAATTGATCACTAATGTTTCGCACGATATCAGAACGCCGCTAACATCAATTATTGGTTATCTTGGTTTGTTAAAAGCAGGAGTGACTTCGCCAGAAGATCAGAAAAAGTATGTCAATATTGCCTATACTAAGGCAGAACAAATGAAAGCACTGGCTAACGATCTGTTTGAATATACTACTTTAAAGTCGACCAATACTAAGTTAAATCTGAATGATTTGCATATTTATTCAATGTTGGAGCAGGTAGCGGCCGGCTTTGAATTAGAAGCAGAAAAAAATGGCATTGAAATAGAGATTGAAGCGCGGCCAAAGAATCTAACGATTAAGGCTGATGCGGAAAAGCTGGTCCGCGTTTACAATAATTTGATTTCTAATGCTTTCAAGTATGGTACAGGGGCAACTAAAATTAAATTGGTAGCCAATTTAGTCAACAAACGTGAAGTAGAGTTGCGCGTTGAAAATAATGGGGCACCAATTCCGAAGAAATCATTAAATAAAATCTTTGAGCGTTTTTACCGGGTAGAAACTTCGCGAAATACTAAGACAGGCGGAACTGGTCTGGGATTATCTATCACCAAAGGTGTGGTTGATTTACACCATGGTACAATTCGCTGTGAATCAAACGAAAAGTGGACTAGTTTTATTATTCGTTTGCCACTTGATCCGAAGAAAGCGTCACCAACACACTAG
- a CDS encoding response regulator transcription factor, which translates to MKILVVDDDKEIVELLSIYLKNEGYEPVAAYSGKEAITKLTTTPDIVLMILDVMMPNMSGIDVIKEVRKDSDIPIIIVSAKTGDMDKIQGLITGADDYVSKPFNPLEVMARVRSLLRRSQKQVKNEKPDILEVGPLVINRDSHEVKTIDGKTIQLTALEFGILYLLASHPNRVFSADEIFERVWQQESIVSAKTVMVHVSHLRDKIQKATDGEDVIQTVWGVGYKVEA; encoded by the coding sequence GTGAAAATTTTAGTTGTTGATGATGACAAAGAAATCGTAGAACTATTAAGTATCTACCTTAAAAATGAAGGATATGAACCTGTTGCGGCATATAGTGGTAAGGAAGCAATTACTAAATTGACCACTACGCCAGATATCGTTTTGATGATTTTGGATGTGATGATGCCAAATATGTCAGGAATCGATGTAATTAAGGAAGTTAGAAAAGACTCCGATATTCCAATTATTATTGTTTCTGCTAAAACCGGTGATATGGACAAGATTCAAGGATTAATCACTGGTGCCGATGACTATGTTTCTAAGCCATTCAATCCACTTGAAGTAATGGCTCGTGTACGTTCACTTTTGAGAAGAAGTCAAAAGCAAGTTAAGAATGAAAAACCAGATATTTTGGAAGTAGGACCATTGGTAATTAACCGTGATTCACATGAAGTTAAGACTATTGATGGTAAGACTATCCAATTAACTGCCTTAGAATTCGGTATCTTATACTTACTTGCTAGTCACCCTAACCGTGTTTTTTCAGCTGATGAAATCTTTGAACGTGTTTGGCAACAAGAATCAATTGTTTCAGCTAAAACTGTCATGGTACACGTGTCACACCTTCGTGATAAAATTCAAAAAGCCACTGATGGTGAGGATGTCATCCAAACTGTTTGGGGCGTAGGTTACAAGGTCGAGGCATAA
- a CDS encoding ABC transporter ATP-binding protein encodes MIKTLSKSIRQYKKLSLLSPMFVIGEVIIEMLIPYLVGILIDNGIMKGDMSYISKMGLLLLVLTIISLILGASASYVSAHAAAGFAANLRQDMFYHMQDYSFENIDHFSSASLVTRLTTDVNNVQMAYQMIIRIAVRAPMMFIVSIIMSIIISPRLSLIFAVLGPVFAIALGLIIKTAYPYFPKIFRGYDRMNQVVRENVRGIREVKTYVQEQPQIKEFKKSSGFIYKLFATAQKIMSLNALVVAAVLNISTLSICWFGAKEVVGGSLQTGQLISMFTYSNSVLFSLNILAMITTQLVISGASGRRIASVITEEPTIEDPKKPLKRLTNGEIIFDHVSFKYEPADKADALKDINLHIRPGETIGIIGETGSSKSTLVSMIPRLYDVTSGAVRVAGHNVKSYDLKTLRDNVAMVLQKNVLFTGTIKDNLKWGNENATDEQVVAAAKIAHADGFIREMPDGYDTMVEQGGNNVSGGQKQRITIARALLKNPKILILDDSTSAVDTSTERQIRTSLAKDMPETTKIIISQRIVSIKDADRIIVMDHGQIQAIGTHDELMKTNELYSSIAKFQEEQGK; translated from the coding sequence ATGATCAAAACATTGAGCAAATCAATTAGGCAATATAAAAAATTGTCTTTGCTCTCACCAATGTTTGTTATTGGTGAAGTTATCATTGAAATGCTGATACCATATTTGGTCGGAATTTTGATTGATAACGGAATTATGAAGGGGGATATGTCCTATATTAGTAAAATGGGGCTATTGCTATTAGTGTTAACCATTATTTCGCTAATTTTAGGCGCTAGTGCGAGTTATGTCTCAGCTCATGCAGCTGCTGGTTTTGCCGCAAACTTGCGCCAAGACATGTTCTACCATATGCAGGACTATTCTTTTGAAAATATTGATCACTTTTCAAGTGCCAGTTTAGTTACACGTTTGACTACTGACGTTAACAACGTGCAAATGGCATATCAAATGATCATCAGAATTGCTGTTAGAGCACCAATGATGTTCATCGTTTCAATTATTATGTCAATTATTATTAGTCCGCGTTTATCATTAATCTTTGCAGTTTTAGGACCGGTTTTTGCAATTGCTTTGGGCTTGATTATTAAAACAGCTTATCCATACTTCCCTAAGATTTTTAGAGGGTATGACCGAATGAACCAAGTTGTGCGTGAAAATGTACGTGGTATTCGTGAAGTTAAGACTTACGTCCAAGAACAACCGCAGATTAAAGAATTCAAGAAGTCATCAGGTTTTATTTACAAGTTATTTGCGACTGCACAAAAGATTATGTCTTTGAACGCATTAGTAGTTGCAGCTGTTTTGAATATTTCAACGCTGTCAATCTGCTGGTTCGGTGCAAAAGAAGTGGTTGGCGGTAGTTTACAAACTGGTCAATTAATTTCAATGTTTACTTATTCAAACTCAGTTTTGTTTAGTTTAAACATTTTAGCTATGATTACTACGCAATTGGTTATCTCAGGTGCCAGTGGTCGTCGTATTGCTTCAGTGATTACGGAAGAACCAACAATTGAAGATCCTAAGAAGCCATTGAAACGTTTGACCAATGGTGAAATTATCTTTGATCACGTTAGCTTTAAGTACGAACCTGCGGACAAGGCTGATGCTTTAAAAGATATCAATTTGCACATTAGGCCAGGTGAAACAATCGGGATTATTGGTGAAACAGGTTCATCGAAGTCAACCTTGGTTTCAATGATTCCGCGTCTTTATGATGTTACTTCTGGTGCCGTTCGGGTTGCAGGACACAACGTTAAGTCATATGACTTGAAGACCTTGCGTGATAACGTTGCGATGGTTTTACAAAAGAATGTGCTGTTCACAGGAACGATTAAGGATAACCTCAAGTGGGGTAACGAAAATGCAACCGATGAACAAGTTGTTGCCGCTGCTAAAATCGCCCATGCTGATGGTTTTATTCGTGAAATGCCAGATGGTTATGACACAATGGTGGAACAAGGCGGTAACAACGTTTCTGGTGGGCAAAAGCAAAGAATTACTATTGCCAGAGCCTTGCTTAAGAATCCGAAGATCTTGATCTTAGATGACTCCACCTCAGCTGTTGATACCAGTACTGAACGACAAATTAGAACGTCTTTGGCTAAAGATATGCCAGAAACTACTAAAATCATTATTTCACAAAGAATTGTTTCAATTAAGGATGCTGATCGGATTATCGTCATGGATCATGGTCAAATTCAAGCTATTGGAACCCACGATGAATTGATGAAGACTAACGAACTTTATAGTTCAATCGCTAAATTCCAGGAAGAACAAGGAAAGTAG
- a CDS encoding DUF1129 family protein — protein MAEETKREQDQTKINTEKQAKLKKQAELDTQDEKIKQEDPKALREKLSNKNSDYVFRLEKELQKQGSMSRADAVAMTNGLLSEIIIAQRHGQPANGLYLASPAIKAEQMLHPKKKPVDIPTWQLMVDGALLYLAIFVGLCGILALFQTKNQPYNSQMGILTIASVGILMGIFMVKYNDWLMPQQGKRPSLVKLILRMLAIAVVLFVWMWILQIPALRVINPVLPAVADIVIAAAAYGVRYLFRKHYNIVGSAFAPRPQQRK, from the coding sequence ATGGCTGAAGAGACAAAGAGAGAACAAGATCAAACAAAAATTAACACTGAAAAACAAGCTAAATTAAAGAAGCAAGCTGAGCTTGATACTCAGGATGAAAAAATTAAGCAGGAAGATCCAAAAGCTTTGCGTGAAAAGTTGAGTAACAAGAACAGTGACTATGTTTTTCGTCTAGAAAAAGAACTGCAAAAACAAGGTTCAATGTCACGTGCTGATGCAGTTGCGATGACTAATGGCTTGCTCAGTGAAATTATTATTGCCCAACGTCATGGGCAACCAGCCAATGGGCTTTACCTGGCTTCACCAGCAATTAAGGCTGAACAAATGCTTCATCCTAAGAAAAAACCAGTGGATATACCAACTTGGCAGTTGATGGTTGATGGCGCATTGCTTTATTTAGCAATTTTTGTTGGTTTATGTGGTATCCTTGCATTATTCCAAACTAAGAACCAACCGTATAATTCACAAATGGGGATTCTGACAATTGCCAGTGTAGGTATTTTAATGGGGATCTTCATGGTTAAATACAATGATTGGCTAATGCCTCAGCAAGGTAAACGTCCTTCATTGGTTAAGCTGATCTTAAGAATGTTGGCTATAGCAGTTGTTTTGTTTGTCTGGATGTGGATTTTGCAAATCCCAGCATTGCGCGTAATCAACCCAGTTTTACCAGCAGTAGCTGACATCGTTATCGCGGCGGCTGCCTATGGTGTACGTTATTTATTCAGAAAGCACTACAATATTGTTGGTTCCGCATTTGCACCAAGGCCACAACAACGTAAATAA
- the ychF gene encoding redox-regulated ATPase YchF, whose product MSLTAGIVGLPNVGKSTLFNAITKAGAEMANYPFATIEPNVGMVEVPDKRLARIQELIPAKKIVHTTFEFTDIAGLVKGASKGEGLGNKFLENIRQTDAIVHVVRAFDDDNITSVTGKVDPEEDINTINLELAIADLDAVNRRINKVKKVAQQGDKEAKAEMAVLNKLQPVLEEGNAARSIDFNEDEQKIVKGLFLLTSKPVIYVANIAEDSMADPESDKYYQIVKKHAESEGAECLGISAATEEEIAGMADDEKKEFLEMEGVEESGLDRLIRAAYHILGLRTFFTAGGPETRAWTFHKGMKAPQVAGVIHSDFERGFIRAEVVSFDDLDKLETMQKVKEAGKLRLEGKDYEVQDGDIIEFRFNV is encoded by the coding sequence ATGTCATTAACTGCTGGTATTGTTGGTTTACCAAACGTTGGTAAGTCAACTTTGTTTAATGCGATTACTAAGGCTGGTGCCGAAATGGCTAACTATCCATTTGCCACCATTGAACCAAATGTCGGAATGGTTGAAGTTCCTGACAAGCGTTTGGCAAGAATTCAAGAATTGATTCCTGCTAAGAAGATTGTGCACACAACTTTTGAATTTACCGATATTGCTGGATTGGTTAAGGGTGCTTCAAAAGGTGAAGGTCTTGGTAACAAGTTCCTTGAAAACATCCGTCAAACTGATGCCATCGTTCACGTTGTTCGTGCCTTTGATGATGACAATATTACCTCAGTTACTGGTAAGGTTGATCCAGAAGAAGATATTAATACTATTAACTTGGAACTTGCTATTGCGGACCTCGATGCTGTTAACCGCAGAATCAATAAGGTAAAGAAGGTTGCTCAACAAGGCGATAAGGAAGCCAAGGCTGAAATGGCTGTTTTGAATAAATTGCAGCCAGTACTTGAAGAAGGTAATGCTGCCCGTTCAATTGACTTTAATGAAGATGAACAAAAGATTGTTAAGGGCTTGTTCTTGTTAACTTCCAAGCCAGTTATCTACGTTGCTAACATCGCTGAAGATTCAATGGCTGATCCAGAAAGCGACAAGTATTACCAAATCGTTAAGAAGCATGCCGAAAGCGAAGGTGCAGAATGCTTAGGTATTTCTGCTGCAACTGAAGAAGAAATCGCTGGTATGGCTGATGATGAAAAGAAAGAATTCCTTGAGATGGAAGGCGTAGAAGAATCAGGTTTGGATCGGTTGATTCGTGCTGCATATCATATTTTAGGCCTTAGAACTTTCTTTACCGCTGGTGGTCCTGAAACCCGTGCCTGGACTTTCCACAAGGGAATGAAAGCTCCACAAGTTGCTGGTGTTATTCACTCAGACTTTGAGCGTGGTTTTATTCGGGCTGAAGTTGTTTCATTTGATGATTTAGACAAGCTTGAAACTATGCAAAAGGTTAAAGAAGCTGGTAAGCTGCGTCTTGAAGGTAAAGATTACGAAGTTCAAGACGGTGACATTATTGAATTTAGATTTAACGTCTAG